DNA sequence from the Rattus rattus isolate New Zealand chromosome 2, Rrattus_CSIRO_v1, whole genome shotgun sequence genome:
AAGTTTTATATTCATCATTTCTCTGCAAAGCTAACTTGACCAGAGTTGAACCAGAAGATTATTAATACTTACTTTGGTTCAACCACTCAACCACAATGCCTTTAACAGTGACACCTACAAGACCTTCACAAAGGTAATCACATAGCACATACAGTTTATGCATAGAAATGGTCTTATATTTactgttgatttttaaaagaaagatgccATAAAACAAAGTGCTTAGGAATAAATTGAAATACATTAACACAAGATGGCAACTACCCACCAAGGAACAAATAACACAACCAATAATCAGCATATTGTTCATGAGAATGATTCAAGCGTCAACGCTCAAGATATAATTcacttaaaattacaaaataatctGACCCAGGTCTCGCAATATTTCATTAATTACACATCAAATCACTGAAGTTATATTCAGTTAATCACCCTTTGACAAATCAGCTCCTTTTCAACAGTTCtttgttcaaaaagaaaatacccaaaagTAAGGCAAGCCATCAGTTTGGTCATAGACAACCCTTTAGCCTTGAGAAAGTACATGGTAAAAGTagcttttattcacctgatgtaaaTGTTGTCTTACTACTGAATAGGCTCACCCTTTTTAGTTCTTTCAGAACAcaggctggctggttcaactcagctgttctggatcAAAGTCCTCTCCATGATCACTGGCTCAAACTGGTTTCTCTCTGGTTCTcgctgaattgctctgcttggcctcaaactaattctggcaatttcttctcatcttctggcaccttcttattctctggcttcagctgcTTCTAATGACCTGCACTGCACTACATGAACTCAACTCCATTGCACTGTACTcctgcactgactcccaactgccTACACAGAACTCAACTCCACTCAACTAAACTGACTGAATTGACTCCCAGATGACTGACTGCTCCCTTTGTAATGCTCTGCCATTTTCTATGGTCACAATAAATGCTTGGAAATTTGCTACTATACCCATAGTTTCCACAAACTTAAGGTATAATAATGGTGTCAGAAAATATCTAATGCCTATAGCAAAGTTTTGATCACTTTGCTGTAACCTGTCAACTTGATGTAGCCAGAAATGTGTTTTAAACATGTGCCATcttattactttgttttattactatgaaATTGTTCCCTTGTCGGAGTAGGATATTTAAGGAAACATCCACCTGTGTACTTAAGCCATGCTCTTTCGTGTTTACTCCAGAATAAaccatcatttattcatttgaaacAACAAAATAAGGGGAAAATAAACAAGTTCATTTCATTGGGGTAAAACCACAGCATATATAAAAGTAAAGTAACTATGTAATGATTAATATCATCTGAGAGAACCATGAGCTGTACTCTATAAATTACATGAAGAATAACCTGGAGACATGAAAATTGTACCAGATCCTTTATTTGACCATGAGATCCTGAGAGAAGAGCACAAGAATCTCAGCTATGTAGCATTGTGTGCCCAGTAAATCACAACACATGTGATGTTGTTTGCAGCACAGGGCAGAGACATGTGACACTATGATGCCTGTGGTTTCCCTGAACAACAACTCAGGTGTATAAAAGGCCCTTGGCAGATGGTGACACCCAAACTCAAGGAAACTACTGCCTGTCTTCCTCTGAACACTCAACTCCTGACACTATGTGCTACTACGGCAGCTACTATGGAGGCCTGGGCTATGGCTATGGTGGCCtaggctgtggctatggctgtggctatggctgtggctatggtaGCTATGGTTATGGCTGCTGCCGTCCACTGTGCTGTAGAAGGTACTGGTCCTGTGGCTTCTACTGAGGAGTCAGCAGCTGCTCACTCCAAATTTCTTCATTCCAGATGTTCTTAAATATCTTCATAAATTCCTGCCTTAATTTAAAATCTCTGAGGAATAATAGGAGAAACATAACATGCCCAATGCATTCTTCCTCTTTACTCTGATTACATGAATATTTGTAACAAAGCTCTTTCTTCTCATCATAATGACTTGTGAAATGTGGTCTGCTTGTATTCTTTCCCATGCCTCCTGCACTtgctttaaataaagaaatttgttgaaaacaattttttctcatttttttagtAAATGTGAGAtgtatgtttctctttttattggatattttctttacttacatttcaaatgtcatcccctttcccaatgTCCCTTAGGAAACCCCTACTATCctgtctccccctgcttctatgagggtgcttttcCACACACCACCCACGCCCTCCCGCCTCTctactctggcattcccctacactggggcatcaagccttcacaggaccaatggcttctcctcccattgatgcctgacaagtccatcctctgctacatatgtagctggagccatgggtccctccatgtgtacttttgggttggtgttttagtccctgggagctctgggggtatctggttgggtgatattgttgttcttcctcctccattggggttcccaatggagatGTATGTTTCTGAATTCATATTGGATTGATTGTACATGTTAGATTTTTTTGTGCACAAATGTAAAgatattaaagaaggaaaaaaaagggaacaaaagttCAGTTAAGGTACCTACATTCTCAAGAATGGATAGCTATCTCCTGAGGTTTAGTTTAAATACCCAGGGCCATACCTCAAAGAAATTGATGGTCTATCTCCTAATAGGTATCAAATGGCAACAGACCCTTATCAAAAGGTAGGTGTGTGGTCCCATCTCCTGATATCATGTTGGAATTTACCTGCCTTGTGCTTGCACAGGTCTTATGCATTTTGcctagtctctgtgagttcataaggCCAGCTCCCTGCTGTGTCTGCAAAAcagtttccttgtagtcatctgCTGTTTCCTCAAGTAGAGTTGAGAATACCATACCCCTTTTTGGTGCATTTTGTCCAGTTTGAGATCTCTGTGATGATCATAATACACTCCAAATTGTTATGCCTCTGCTCAAAGTTGAAAGGCTCTCTAAtctaaagatataaaaaaaatacccttaaaagttttccttaaaaaaaaaaatccagggctATTTACCAGAACACTAGTAGTAGGATCTCCTTTAGGGTCTATTTGCAGGATCTTGTCCAAATAATGGTTGTTGGGGACCGGGACCAGACTGCTGGACTGGGCAAAGCTGGAGCCCTGCcttgagcagattcctgagaagggcttaaccttttcaaagaaagaacatgtccccggaagactgttgcctcattgtctaaggagaatatcttgcggtttaatgattcaccttatgtgtccttgggcacttcccagtactcccccttCCGCCCCCCGgccccgccctaagcttcagttcctgcttcaattcctgcttcagagctttaaatgctgtacactcctctcaaaaaacagaccttgacaaggacactgcttggtctctctcctctttctcgcccattcTCCCGCAGGTATGTATCCCCCTCGACCCCcatgaataactgggtccccgctggcgggggcaaATGGTACTATGTTGGGTTACATCAGTCTTATGAACTTATTAGATTCAATCACAAAGGGGTAGTTAACTCCCAAACTCCTCATGTTCCTATTACAGCTGTGCACATGTATTAACAGTCTAGTTATTTCTTTTAGCTCACTGAATTCACAGGTAGTTAAAAATGAACATGTATTTTACCTTCTATTTGTATGCATACTACCATTCAGTACAATGATAGCTACACAATGAGGGTGAAGCTATGAGGTCAGGACAGGCTTGAGCTTTCCACATTCTCTGGCTCAACTAAGTCTTCATCAAGAGGGTGTTTTGGTCTGATTATGGAAGTAAACACTAGTATTGATCATAGCCTGTAATATTTGTAGGTCTATGAGACCTTATTGGTCAAAAATTCCTAAAGAGGTAACCTACTCTTGGAATGTGACTTTTATTTCTTAACCTGTGGTGTCTTCTGTGGGTGTTATTGCCTAATTCAGGGTATGTCTATTTTAATACAAATATTCAATATGTATaggaatatgaatatatttatatcaaaTTCCAATGATCAGTGCATCTATTTTTAATGTCAATACCATGGTGTTTGTCAACCTAGCTtcataaaaatcaatatattagTAAGagcccatgtgcatgtgcacagaatATGTATATGGGCACTTCTACAAGGGCAAGATTTCCATGCAACTTTCATGTAAGGTTGTTAGTGTTAATTATTCCTCCTTTCCTCATTCTCATCAAGCAACCTACTGAACCCTTCCTGCTCCATCATAACTTTAACCCCTTGACACCACTATATTCTTTCTCAAGCCCACTCAGAGCCTGTCCCTCTTGGGCACATGCAAATGGCCCCTTACTAATAATGTTGACAACTACAACTCTACAGTAGTAAGCAACATGGTACTGACATTAAAAATGTGTGCACTGATTATACGGAATCTGATGAAATATATGAACTATCTGCCATATGAATGTACCACAGAGAAATAACTGCAGACTTAAGAGCAACAGCAtgcaaatgtgacctcatgataCTAGAAAGTTCTGCAGAGTAATACACACCCATCATTCAAGGAGGGAGGGGGTAAATACAGCAGGAAGCTTTAGCTTCTACACATCAAATAACAGTTAGCATTTAGAACTCAAAGAtctaaaatcaagaaaacataTGACTCAGAATATTAAATAGTTTGTCACTGAAAAGGTTTCTCTCAAATGATGAAATATAAATGATAGAGGAACCTATTAAAATTCTTTCAGTATGATCGGTCATCAGAGACTTACATATCAAACTACCTTGAAATGTCTTCTTacttcagtcagaatggctaaaatggAAAACACAGTGGACTGGTAATATGTATTACAGTTGTTGGGTAGACAAAGTGGTACAGCCTTGTAGAAATTGGTTTGATTTGAAGCTTGCTTTGGGTAAATCCTGTCAATTAAGTTCTCAGCCTACCAAGTTCAGATAGCTCATCTGAGCATGGTGCAAAATGAGTGGAGGACTCCATTTACCAGAAGGGCTTCCCTTCTCTGAGCAGAGGCTCTTGTACACCACGAGGGAAGAAATgtaagacacagaaaaacagcCTCCCCAGCATGCACACACCTGACAAGTATACCACAGGTTTCTGAATGGAAAAGAACAAAGCCAACTACAACAAGAACAAATCTAAAAATACATCTCTTAAATGATCAAGCTATGCCATACTTGGCCATATACATATAACTGTTTATCCATGATCATTGCTGTTTGATTCAatatattcagaaaacaaaaaagccttGATTTCCATTACAGATAAATGTATATTCAGAGCTctactgataaagatgaggatacttgcagctaaccaatGGATGGAGCACAGGGacgccaatggaggagttggagaaaagactgaaggagctgaaggggtttgtaatcccataagaagaacaatatcaaccaaccagaccccaccagagatcccagggactaaaccaccaaccaatagtacgcatgaagggacccatggttccagccacatatgtagtagaagatgcCATTGcccagcatcaacaggaggaaaagcccttggtcctatgaagtcttcttttcccaatgtagggggaatgccagggtgttaagataggagtgggtgagtgggagtggtagcatcctcatagaagcaagggaagaaaggagcGGATttaggggagggagaaaaggggataacattttaaatgtaaatacataaaatatccaagaaaaataaaattaaaagaaaaatgttccatTTACATAATTGAACATAGTTGACctaaaagacaaatgtcacagaTTTTGTTGATGTAAGCTTAGAATCTTCAAATATGTATTCCATTTAGAATACCCTATATACTGTTAAGTTTCCTGGACTGACACACACATTTAGTCTTTTCATAGAAAATTTCATGTATGGTTTTAGATATAGGTACCTTCCTTGCACCACCACACATacaattgtttttttcttatataatgaTCACAACTGAAGTGGAAGTATTTGCAGCTTCAATAGAATTTCACATCGAACactgtaaaattaaaagaaaatcttataaAACTGTTCAATAGCTGTTTACCATGATGTTATCTCAATCGTATAGATTATTCTCTGTGACAAATCTAGCTGACTAAATGCTTAACTATATATATCTTTTGATACAAGATATATTTTGGTAAGTTTATGAAAAGTTAAAGATTTTAATCTTTCAAACATGCTTCTTCGCCCTTCAAAACAAtagggaggatgggataaggggacGAGAAAcggggaaagtggataacatttgaaatgtaaataaaaaataaacaaaacagtgaTCCTTCTGTCAGCTACAAACTGAGATGAAGTGCTGATGGCTTTTCTGGTTTCTCTTAAGGAGTCTATagagtttcttttgtttgtttctttgtttttacttttgtttttttgtttataggACTTCATTGGTTATCTAATGTTTGTGATTGCTGTGTATGAATAGCCTGAAGAATATTCTGGCAATTGTCCATAACAATTCTCTgagtaggtatgtgtatgtgaatgtatatatgtaaatatgtgtgtacgtttccatttctgtgtcatatatgtgtgtagtgtaagTACAGATATGTTTCAGTAGATGGTCGATATGTGTAGATTAAAAATCAAGATAATTTTTCATGGTCTTTGCTTTATCTACCAATTTGATTCCCATAAGGTTAGGTCTCTCATGGAACATGGAGTTAGGCTGACAGTAAGTCATACTAATGCTCTATATCCTACTGTAGCTCTGAATAAAGGAATGTGAATACACCCagatttttacatggattctggggatttttAACTAATCCTCGTGCTTACACAGCAAGAAGTCATCCatccaaattaaataaaataaaaattaaattaaattcctaAAGTTATATCTATACTTTCTCTGAAGAGCTAATTTGACCATGATTTAAAAGAAAGTGTGTAAAGACTTACCTTTCATCACCCACCAAATCAGAATGCCCTTCATAGATTCACCTACAAGATCTTCACATGAGCTCCTAAAGGAAAATGTATTATGCATATCATTTATGCATATAAATGGTCTTAGGTTTCCTGTTGATTTTAAAAGCAAGATGTAATAAAACAAGTTATTAGGAATAAATCCAAACATAAGACAGCAACTACTCACAAAGTAACAAATAACATAACCATAATTACCTTACTGTTGATGAGAAAGACTCAAAATGCATAACCCTCAAGATAAGactcatttaaaataacaaaaagaaagttaaaaataaagacattcttGTGTAGGTTAATAAAAATCAACATGtgttaaaagcaaacaaatatgtAATGATTTAAATCAAGTGAGAGAATCCGATTTTGTATTCtataaactacacaaagaatgaCCTGGAGACCTAAAAACTGTATCTGAACCATTATTTGACCATCCCGAGGTAGAAGCACAGGTATCTCAGTTATGCAGCATTGTGTGCCCAGTAAGTCGCAACACATGTGATGTTGTTTGCAGCAGCACAGGGCAGAGACATGTGACACTATGATGCCTGTGGTTTCCCCAACAACAACCAAGGTGTATAAAAGGCCCTTGGCAGATGGTGACACCCAGACTCAAGGAACATACTGACTGCCTTCCTCTGAACACTCCACTCCTGACACCATGTGCTACTACGGCAGCTACTATGGAGGCCTGGGCTATGGCTATGGTGGCCTAGGCTGgggctatggctgtggctatggctgtggctatggctgtggctatggctgtggctatggtgGCTATGGTAGCTATGGTTATGGCTGCTGCCGCCCACTGTGCTGTAGAAGGTACTGGTCCTGTGGCTTCTACTGAGGAGATTCAGCAGCTGCTCACTCCAACTTTGTTCACTTCAGATGTTCTTAAATATCTTCATCAATTTAAAACCCCTGAGGAATAATACATAAAACACAACATGTCCACCCTGTTCTTCTCTAATTTGATTTCAGCAAAGTTTGCAGCAAAGTTCTTCATTCTCATGAGTGCCTTGTAAAATGCGGTCTGCTTGCATTCTTTCCCATATGTATGTgctttaaataaagaattttgtggaaaatattttattctcattGTTTTACTAAATGTGAGATGTATGTTTCTGAAATTGTGAATTTGATTGTAGATGTGTGATTTTTTGTGGACAAATATGAATGGATTAAAGAGGCAATGAATAGGagcaaaatgaaaaagagaaggaaattttctcttcaaatttcCTTCTATTGGTAGGCAATTTTAATATATCCATATTTCTGCTATTATGATGTCACAATGAATTTGTGAGGGAAGTTATTTCCCTGACATCACATTCTTTTGTTTGCAACTTACATTTGGGAAACTAACACATATAGGTTCTCTAAATATTTTTCAATCTAAAATTTCTTCAAAAACTTCTACAATGAGTGTCACCATACACAACCTCACCCTGTTcaggctttcctttccttcacatGCTCTCTAACACCCACTTCTGCATAATATCCATTTTACTAATAACTGTATCAATATTGAGACTTtgacttaaattttttaaaattcacctTTAGTCATCTTTAGGTTccctctaaaaatatttttatgaagattctctattttaacattaattttctttgtattgtttatttttaattattttaatgaactTATGTTTTTGAtgtctatttctttgttaaaaatatagTGTGTATATTGGAGAACCTATGAGATGGGTGCGTTTAGACgtttttctttttgatgcttGCTTTGAATTCATTTTACATCACATATGAGAATAAGCATAgagtcttttaattttgtattctttttttttttttttttttttttttttttttttttattaacttgagtatttcttatatacatttcaaatgttattccctttcggtttccgggcaaacatccctccccccctccccttccttgggtgttcctccacccctcccccattgctgccctctccccaacagtctagttcactaggggttcagtcttagcaggacccatggcttccccccttccactggtgctcttactaggatattcattgcaacctctgaggtcagagtccagggtcagtccatgtatagtctttgggtagtggcttagtcctggaagctctggttggttggcattgctgtacatatggggtctcaggctccttcaagctcttccagttctttctctgattccttcaacagggtcctgttctcagttcagtggtttcctgctggcatcgcctctgtatttgctgtattctggctgtgtctctcatggcgatctgcattcacattttgatcatccgtcttgagtttcatttgttctaggcatctagggtaattcaagcatttgggctaatagccacttatcaatgagtacataccatgtatgtctttctgtgattgg
Encoded proteins:
- the LOC116894428 gene encoding keratin-associated protein 20-2-like codes for the protein MCYYGSYYGGLGYGYGGLGCGYGCGYGCGYGSYGYGCCRPLCCRRYWSCGFY
- the LOC116894429 gene encoding keratin-associated protein 20-2-like, encoding MCYYGSYYGGLGYGYGGLGWGYGCGYGCGYGCGYGCGYGGYGSYGYGCCRPLCCRRYWSCGFY